The following proteins are co-located in the Myroides profundi genome:
- the hpf gene encoding ribosome hibernation-promoting factor, HPF/YfiA family: MKVNIQAINFNVERKLVDFANERLSKIEKYYDKIVSVDVFFKLENTNEKENKITEIKVLVPGDEMIVKKTCKTFEEGVDAGADALERLVVKHKEKIKAH, encoded by the coding sequence ATGAAAGTAAACATTCAAGCTATTAATTTCAATGTGGAACGTAAGTTGGTAGATTTTGCAAACGAGCGTTTGTCAAAAATCGAAAAGTATTATGATAAGATAGTTTCAGTAGATGTTTTTTTTAAATTAGAGAACACAAATGAAAAAGAAAATAAGATTACAGAAATAAAAGTATTGGTTCCGGGTGACGAGATGATTGTTAAAAAAACGTGTAAGACTTTCGAAGAAGGTGTGGATGCTGGAGCAGATGCACTAGAGCGATTAGTGGTAAAACATAAAGAGAAAATCAAAGCTCATTAA
- a CDS encoding tyrosine-type recombinase/integrase has protein sequence MFENLEKFIEYIQKERKYSDKTVLAYQNDIGDYVSFLEQLSLDYLKAGYDGVRLWIVKLSEEGLTNRSINRKASALSSFYKFLLKIGEVETNPLYLHRSLKVEKKLQLPFSIKEIDAVRAMFEGKEDFNSLRDLLIVEMLYCLGLRRAELVALEVEDIDFYLHQVRVSGKGSKERIVPLLGSVEVLLRSYLDSRGVVLSSVKGIKTLLVTESGKKVDEMFVYRVINSYFSNATTKEKKSPHMLRHSFATHLLEGGADINSIKELMGHESLSTTQGYAQINLSELKKVYQSSHPRGKNKEK, from the coding sequence ATGTTTGAAAATTTAGAAAAGTTTATTGAGTATATACAGAAAGAAAGAAAGTATTCTGACAAGACAGTTTTAGCTTATCAGAACGATATTGGAGATTATGTTTCTTTCTTAGAGCAGCTGTCATTAGATTATCTAAAGGCGGGATATGACGGTGTGCGCCTCTGGATAGTGAAGTTATCTGAAGAGGGGTTGACTAATCGGTCTATAAATAGAAAGGCTAGTGCGCTGAGTTCTTTTTATAAGTTCTTGTTGAAGATAGGTGAGGTGGAGACTAATCCACTTTACTTACATCGATCTTTAAAAGTGGAAAAGAAGTTACAATTACCTTTTTCTATAAAAGAGATTGATGCAGTGCGAGCGATGTTTGAAGGTAAGGAGGATTTTAATTCTCTGAGAGATTTGCTGATTGTGGAGATGTTGTATTGTCTTGGGCTTCGTAGAGCAGAGTTAGTGGCTTTAGAAGTAGAAGATATTGATTTTTATTTGCATCAAGTACGTGTCTCGGGTAAAGGATCTAAGGAGCGTATAGTGCCTTTGCTAGGTAGTGTAGAGGTGTTACTGAGAAGTTATCTTGATTCTAGAGGTGTTGTGCTGAGTTCTGTGAAGGGGATTAAGACACTTTTGGTAACAGAATCTGGTAAGAAAGTTGATGAAATGTTTGTTTATCGAGTAATAAATTCATACTTTAGTAATGCAACAACGAAGGAGAAGAAAAGTCCTCATATGTTGCGTCACTCTTTTGCTACGCACCTTTTAGAGGGAGGAGCGGATATTAATTCAATCAAAGAATTAATGGGACATGAAAGCTTATCAACAACACAAGGATATGCACAGATCAATCTAAGTGAGTTGAAGAAAGTGTATCAAAGTTCGCATCCAAGAGGGAAGAATAAAGAAAAATAA
- the rpsU gene encoding 30S ribosomal protein S21: protein MLIIPIKDGENIDRALKRYKRKFDRTGTLRQLRSRQAFLKPSVLKRDKMQKAAYVQHLRDSVEI from the coding sequence ATGTTAATCATTCCAATTAAAGACGGAGAAAATATCGATAGAGCACTTAAGCGCTACAAAAGAAAATTTGACAGAACAGGAACTTTACGTCAGTTAAGATCTCGTCAGGCATTCTTAAAACCGTCTGTACTTAAAAGAGACAAAATGCAAAAAGCTGCATACGTTCAACACTTGAGAGATTCAGTAGAAATCTAA
- the secE gene encoding preprotein translocase subunit SecE gives MAKVFNYISDAFTELKSNVTWSPWSEVQRYTIIVAIFAILFSLATWGVDTAFGRVLGVFYNWATA, from the coding sequence ATGGCAAAGGTTTTTAATTACATATCAGATGCTTTCACTGAGTTGAAAAGTAATGTTACTTGGTCTCCGTGGTCAGAAGTTCAACGATACACTATAATAGTTGCTATTTTTGCAATTTTGTTTTCTTTAGCAACGTGGGGTGTAGACACTGCGTTCGGAAGAGTTTTAGGAGTATTTTATAATTGGGCTACTGCATAG
- the tuf gene encoding elongation factor Tu — translation MAKETFDRSKPHLNIGTIGHVDHGKTTTTAAITKVLADAGFSEARSFDSIDNAPEEKERGITINTSHVEYQTKNRHYAHVDCPGHADYVKNMVTGAAQMDGAILVVAATDGPMPQTREHILLGRQVGIPRIVVFLNKVDLVDDAELLELVEMEVRDLLSFYQYDGDNGPVVQGSALGALNGEQKWVDALLHLMEEVDAWIEEPVRDNEKPFLMPVEDVFTITGRGTVATGRIETGVANTGDAVEIIGMGADKLTSTITGVEMFRKILDRGEAGDNVGLLLRGIDKTDIRRGMVICKPGSVKPHAKFKAEVYILKKEEGGRHTPFHNNYRPQFYVRTTDVTGTIQLPEGVEMVMPGDNLTITVELLSPIALSVGLRFAIREGGRTVGAGQVTEIID, via the coding sequence ATGGCAAAGGAAACTTTTGATCGTTCGAAACCGCACTTAAACATCGGTACTATCGGACACGTTGACCACGGTAAAACTACTACTACTGCTGCTATTACTAAAGTATTAGCTGACGCAGGATTCTCAGAAGCTCGTTCATTTGATTCAATTGATAATGCTCCAGAAGAAAAAGAGCGTGGTATTACAATTAATACTTCTCACGTAGAGTACCAAACAAAAAACCGTCACTATGCACACGTTGACTGTCCAGGTCACGCGGATTACGTGAAAAACATGGTTACTGGTGCTGCTCAGATGGATGGTGCTATCTTAGTAGTTGCTGCTACTGATGGACCAATGCCACAAACTCGTGAGCACATCCTTTTAGGACGTCAGGTAGGTATTCCAAGAATCGTTGTATTCTTAAACAAAGTTGACTTAGTTGATGATGCTGAGTTATTAGAACTTGTTGAGATGGAAGTAAGAGATTTATTATCTTTCTACCAATACGATGGTGATAATGGACCAGTAGTTCAAGGTTCTGCTTTAGGAGCATTAAACGGAGAGCAAAAATGGGTTGACGCATTATTACACTTAATGGAAGAAGTTGATGCTTGGATCGAAGAGCCAGTACGTGACAACGAGAAACCATTCTTAATGCCAGTAGAAGACGTATTTACAATTACAGGACGTGGAACTGTTGCTACAGGACGTATCGAAACTGGAGTTGCTAATACAGGAGATGCTGTTGAAATCATCGGTATGGGAGCTGACAAATTAACTTCTACAATTACAGGAGTTGAGATGTTCCGTAAAATCTTAGACCGTGGAGAAGCTGGAGATAACGTAGGTTTATTATTGAGAGGTATTGACAAAACTGATATCCGTCGTGGTATGGTTATTTGTAAGCCAGGTTCAGTAAAACCACACGCTAAATTCAAAGCTGAGGTTTATATCTTGAAAAAAGAAGAAGGTGGACGTCACACTCCATTCCATAACAACTACCGTCCACAGTTCTACGTACGTACAACTGACGTAACTGGAACTATCCAATTACCAGAAGGAGTAGAGATGGTTATGCCTGGAGATAACTTAACTATCACTGTTGAGTTATTAAGCCCAATCGCTTTATCAGTAGGTTTACGTTTCGCTATCCGTGAAGGAGGTAGAACAGTAGGTGCTGGTCAGGTAACTGAAATTATTGACTAA